The following nucleotide sequence is from Oceanimonas doudoroffii.
CTGCAGGTGATCGATCTCGCTCTGGCGCACGTTGGGATTGACCTTCGCCAGCTGCTGCAGTCGGCTCAACTCCTGGCCCATGGCCGCGTGCATACGTTCACGGGCCTGTTCCACCAACTGTTCCATTTGGGATTCGGCCATTGGGACGGCGGCTTGCAGCTGCTGATGGATCACCGCTTGCGAGGCGTTTACCAGCTTGCTGCCCAGATGTCGATTGACCGGGCTGAGCTGTTTGTCAAAGGCGTCAAAGCTGACCTTGTCAGCCAGGTTGTTGCCATTTTTGTCGAGCAGCAGGCGAATGGGCGCCGGCGGCAGAAAACGATACAACTGGGCGTGGTGGGCGGACTCGGCCACAAAGATGGGCTCGACGAACTGGGTGCCCACCGGCAGTGCTTTGTTTTTGAGAATGGCCACCGAGGTGGTGCCTATTTCCGAGCCCAGTACCAGGTCGATGCCGCCGCGGATCATGGGGTGATCCCAGCTCAGGAACTGCAGATCGTCCCGGCCCAGGGCGGTATGCCGGTCAAAGGTGATGCTGGCGCCGTCTTCGGGCAGGCCGGGAAAGTTGGGGACCAGCATCTGCTCGGTGGGGCGCAGCACAATGGCGTTTTCGCCCTTGTCGTCCTGATGCACGCCGACTTCGTCAAACAGCTTGATGGCAAAAATGGCCAGGGTTGGATCTTCATCCGTCTTCGCCAGCTGTTCCGCCAGGTTATGCTGTTGCAGGGCGCCGCTGGAGTTGAGCTCCAGCAGCCGATCCCGGCCCTGCTCCATCTGGCTGATCAGCGTTTGGGTGAGGGTACGAGTGTCTTCAATTAGCTGGGCCAGCGCCTCGCTGTCCTGGCCGTGGCCGGCCAGCAGCTCAAGCAGGCGCTCAGACACCTGCTGATACACCGGCTGTCCCACCGCATTGGGTTTGCTGAAGGCATCCATGCCCTGCTCATACCACAGGGTCAGCGCCTGTTGGGCGGTGTCTTCCAGGTAGGGCACATGAATGTCGATGTCGTGCTGCTGACCAATGCGGTCCAGACGGCCGATGCGCTGCTCCAGCAGATCCGGGTTGAGGGGCAGATCAAACAGCACCAGCTGATGGGAAAACTGGAAGTTGCGGCCTTCCGAACCGATTTCGGAGCAGATCATCACCTGGGCACCGCCTTCCTGCTGGGCAAAGTAGGCGGCGGCCTTGTCCCGCTCCAGCAGTGACATGCCCTCGTGGAACACGGTGCCGCGAATGCCTTCCCGAGTGCGCAGCACTTCTTCCAGTGCCAGGGCCACGCCGGCCTTGGCGGTGATGATCAGCACCTTGTTGTTACGGTTTTCCTTGAGGTAGTCCAGCAGCCAGTCAACCCGGCTGTCGAACTGGGTCCAGCTGCTGTCGCCGCCTTCGAACTGGCGGTAAATTTCTTCCGGGTACAGGGCCTGCAGCGCCTGGGCGGCGGTGTCCTGATGGCTGCCCATCAGGCCAGCCACGCGAATGGCGGTCTTGTACTGGGTGGGCAGGGGCAGGGGGTGAGTATGCAACCGGCGTGACGGAAAGCCCTTGATGGCCTGACGGGTGTTGCGGAACAGCAGGCGGCCGGTACCGTGGTGATCCAGCAGTCGGGCCAGCAGCGCCCGGCGTTGCTCGGGGGTCTCCAGGCTGGCATGCTCTTCGCCATCCATAAAGGGGGTCAGGCGGGCGCGGGCGGCAGCGTCCAGCGGTGTCTCCGCCAGCAGCGCCTCGGCGGCTTCGGCCAGCGGGCGGTATTCTTCTTCTTCTGCCAGAAAGGCGTCATAGTCGTAAAAGCGCTCGGGGTCGAGCAGGCGCAGGCGGGCAAAATGGCTTTCGTGGCCTTGCTGATCCGGGGTGGCAGTCAACAGCAGCACACCGGGAATCTCTTCGGCCAGGGCTTCCACCACTTCATAGGCGCGGCTGGGGCGCTCGGCGTCCCATACCAGGTGGTGGGCTTCGTCCACCACCAGCAGATCCCAGTCGCTGTCGGCCAGCTGTTCAAAACGCTTGCGCTTTTTGGTGATGAAGTCGAGGCTGCACAGCACCAGTTGCTCGGTATCAAAGGGATTGGCCGAGTCGGCAAAGGCCTCGACGCAGCGCTCTTCGTCAAACAGCGCAAAGTGCAGGTTGAAGCGACGCAGCATCTCCACCAGCCACTGGTGGATCAGCGCGTCGGGCACCAGGATCAGAATGCGCGCGGCCCGGCCCGACAACCACTGCTGCTGAATGATCATGCCCGCTTCAATGGTTTTGCCCAGACCCACTTCATCGGCCAGCAATACTCGGGGGGCATGGCGGTTACCCACTTCATGGGCAATATGCAGCTGGTGGGGAATCAGGCCGATGCGTCCGCTGCCCAGGCCGCGGAGGGGCGAGCGACGCTGGCTGAACTGGTGCATCAATGCTTGGTAGCGCAGATTAAAGCGGCCAATCTTGTCGATTTGCCCGGCAAACAACCGCTCCTGGGGTTTGTTCAGCTTGATAAAGTGGTTGAGGAAGGTTTCCTTCAGGCTGGTTTCTTCCTCGGTGTCCAGGCGTTTGCCGTGATAGACCAGCAAGCCGTCCTGCTCGGACACCGACTCCACCTCCAGCTCCCAGTCTTCGTGACTGCTGATGACATCGCCGGGGTTGAACATGACTCGGGTCACCGGAGCATCGTTGATGGCGTACATGCGGTTCTCACCACAGGCGGGAAACAACATGGTGACCATGCGCACATCAATGGCAACCACGGTTCCCAGTCCCAGATCGGTTTCGGTATCGCTGATCCAACGTTGGCCGAGGGAAAAAGGCATTCAATTCTCCAAGCTGAAGGGGGGCGTAAAAAAGGGGCGCTATCTTACCCCAAAGCCCCGCAAGGCTGCATCCGTGATCGGGCTCGAACATTCAGTATAAGGTGAGGCATATAAAGAGGGGAAACGACCCTCTGCCGGAAAAGTGAACGAACGATACGGTGGAAGCCACTTTTTCTCAAAAAGCCCTTGCGCAAAATCGGCGGCTCCCTATAATGCGCCCTCACT
It contains:
- the rapA gene encoding RNA polymerase-associated protein RapA — its product is MPFSLGQRWISDTETDLGLGTVVAIDVRMVTMLFPACGENRMYAINDAPVTRVMFNPGDVISSHEDWELEVESVSEQDGLLVYHGKRLDTEEETSLKETFLNHFIKLNKPQERLFAGQIDKIGRFNLRYQALMHQFSQRRSPLRGLGSGRIGLIPHQLHIAHEVGNRHAPRVLLADEVGLGKTIEAGMIIQQQWLSGRAARILILVPDALIHQWLVEMLRRFNLHFALFDEERCVEAFADSANPFDTEQLVLCSLDFITKKRKRFEQLADSDWDLLVVDEAHHLVWDAERPSRAYEVVEALAEEIPGVLLLTATPDQQGHESHFARLRLLDPERFYDYDAFLAEEEEYRPLAEAAEALLAETPLDAAARARLTPFMDGEEHASLETPEQRRALLARLLDHHGTGRLLFRNTRQAIKGFPSRRLHTHPLPLPTQYKTAIRVAGLMGSHQDTAAQALQALYPEEIYRQFEGGDSSWTQFDSRVDWLLDYLKENRNNKVLIITAKAGVALALEEVLRTREGIRGTVFHEGMSLLERDKAAAYFAQQEGGAQVMICSEIGSEGRNFQFSHQLVLFDLPLNPDLLEQRIGRLDRIGQQHDIDIHVPYLEDTAQQALTLWYEQGMDAFSKPNAVGQPVYQQVSERLLELLAGHGQDSEALAQLIEDTRTLTQTLISQMEQGRDRLLELNSSGALQQHNLAEQLAKTDEDPTLAIFAIKLFDEVGVHQDDKGENAIVLRPTEQMLVPNFPGLPEDGASITFDRHTALGRDDLQFLSWDHPMIRGGIDLVLGSEIGTTSVAILKNKALPVGTQFVEPIFVAESAHHAQLYRFLPPAPIRLLLDKNGNNLADKVSFDAFDKQLSPVNRHLGSKLVNASQAVIHQQLQAAVPMAESQMEQLVEQARERMHAAMGQELSRLQQLAKVNPNVRQSEIDHLQELKAELDNLLSHTRLKLDAIRFIVVSHQ